The Pantoea phytobeneficialis genome has a segment encoding these proteins:
- the chaA gene encoding sodium-potassium/proton antiporter ChaA — translation MAVHEKTRHTEYSLIFPIVALGVLSFFGAQTSLPVVIGINLLALVAILSSAFSVVRHADVLAHRLGEPYGSLILSLSVVILEVSLISALMATGDAAPALMRDTLYSIIMIVTAGLVGFALLLGGRKFATQYVNLVGVKQYLIAIFPLAILVLVFPNALPGGNFSTAQALLIAAISAAMYGVFLLIQTKTHQNLFVYEHEDESDDGDPHHGKPSAHSSLWHTAWLIVHLIAVISVTKMNANTLEHLLTELNAPQQFTGFLVALLILSPEGLGAIKAVLMNQVQRAMNLFFGSVLATISLTVPAVTIIATLTGQQLVFGLEPPHMVVMSAVLILCHISFSTGRTNVLNGAAHLALFVGYLMTIML, via the coding sequence ATGGCTGTACATGAGAAAACCCGTCACACTGAATATTCCCTGATTTTCCCCATCGTCGCACTGGGCGTACTGAGTTTTTTTGGTGCACAAACCAGCCTGCCAGTGGTGATTGGCATTAATTTGCTGGCCCTGGTGGCCATTCTGAGTAGTGCGTTCAGCGTGGTACGCCATGCCGATGTGCTGGCGCACCGACTGGGTGAGCCTTATGGTTCGCTGATACTCAGCCTTTCCGTGGTGATCCTTGAGGTCAGCCTGATATCGGCGCTGATGGCAACCGGCGACGCCGCTCCCGCATTGATGCGCGATACCCTGTATTCGATCATTATGATTGTTACCGCCGGGCTGGTGGGATTTGCCCTGCTGCTGGGTGGACGCAAATTCGCAACGCAATACGTCAATCTGGTGGGGGTGAAGCAATATCTGATCGCCATTTTCCCACTCGCCATCCTGGTGCTGGTGTTCCCGAATGCGTTGCCCGGCGGCAATTTTTCAACTGCACAGGCTTTGCTGATTGCGGCGATTTCTGCCGCAATGTACGGCGTGTTTCTGTTGATTCAGACCAAAACGCATCAAAACCTGTTTGTCTACGAACACGAGGATGAGAGCGATGATGGCGACCCGCACCACGGAAAACCTTCAGCGCACAGCTCGTTATGGCATACCGCCTGGCTGATTGTGCATCTGATTGCGGTTATCAGTGTAACCAAGATGAATGCCAACACGCTGGAGCATCTGTTAACCGAATTAAACGCACCGCAGCAGTTTACTGGCTTTCTTGTGGCATTGCTGATCCTGTCACCGGAAGGACTGGGGGCGATTAAAGCGGTGCTGATGAACCAGGTGCAGCGTGCGATGAACCTGTTTTTCGGTTCAGTACTGGCCACCATTTCACTGACCGTACCGGCGGTAACCATTATAGCCACGCTGACCGGGCAGCAACTGGTGTTCGGTCTGGAACCACCGCATATGGTGGTGATGAGTGCGGTGCTGATCCTGTGCCATATTTCATTTTCCACCGGACGAACCAATGTGTTGAATGGCGCGGCGCACCTGGCGTTGTTTGTCGGCTATTTGATGACGATTATGCTGTAG
- the chaB gene encoding putative cation transport regulator ChaB yields MPYSSTHELPDSVRHVLPAHAQKIYQKAFNSAWDEYRDEDDRFGNDSREKVAHKVAWAAVKKDYQKGDDNKWHPKH; encoded by the coding sequence ATGCCTTACTCATCAACACATGAACTACCTGACAGTGTACGCCACGTACTACCGGCGCATGCGCAAAAAATCTACCAGAAAGCATTTAACAGCGCCTGGGATGAATACCGTGATGAGGATGATCGCTTCGGTAACGACTCGCGCGAAAAAGTGGCCCACAAAGTTGCCTGGGCTGCGGTCAAAAAAGATTATCAAAAAGGCGACGATAACAAGTGGCACCCTAAACACTGA
- a CDS encoding gamma-glutamylcyclotransferase yields MLTREFLLKADCKTSFGDIEETLLWSCEQRAASLAATLACRPDHSPVWIFGYGSLMWNPVFEAEEVASGQLDGWHRAFCLRLIAGRGTATHPGRMLALKEGGSTSGLAFRLPEVRLHDELELLWKREMITGCYLPTWCELKLDDDRRVSALVFIMDPRHPLFEADSCPGTIAPLIAQASGPLGTNAQYLFSLEQELAKRGMQEEGLTVLATQVRALQQCTARVSS; encoded by the coding sequence TTGCTAACCCGGGAATTCTTATTAAAAGCAGATTGTAAAACCTCATTCGGTGATATCGAAGAGACGTTGCTGTGGAGTTGCGAACAGCGAGCTGCTTCGCTTGCCGCCACGCTTGCCTGCCGTCCTGACCACAGTCCGGTATGGATTTTTGGTTATGGCTCGCTGATGTGGAACCCGGTGTTTGAGGCGGAAGAAGTCGCTTCTGGTCAACTTGATGGCTGGCACCGGGCATTCTGCCTGCGGTTAATTGCCGGGCGTGGAACGGCAACGCATCCCGGACGTATGCTCGCGTTGAAAGAGGGTGGCAGCACCAGCGGCCTGGCGTTTCGTCTGCCCGAAGTGCGTCTGCATGACGAGCTGGAATTGCTGTGGAAGCGGGAAATGATCACCGGTTGCTATCTGCCTACCTGGTGCGAACTGAAGCTGGATGATGATCGCAGGGTGTCGGCGCTGGTATTTATCATGGACCCGCGTCATCCGTTGTTTGAAGCAGACTCCTGTCCGGGCACCATTGCGCCATTAATTGCCCAGGCCAGCGGTCCGCTGGGCACCAATGCGCAATATCTGTTCTCGCTGGAGCAGGAGCTGGCAAAACGCGGCATGCAGGAAGAGGGCCTGACGGTTCTGGCTACCCAGGTCAGAGCGCTGCAACAGTGCACAGCGCGGGTATCCTCTTAA
- a CDS encoding serine/threonine protein kinase, whose protein sequence is MSANDNLKIPNALPAGYRFNEFEIKDVIGGGGFGIVYRAWDHQLERTIAIKEYMPVSLAVRAADLSLELRGERFQKLFNAGRNSFIQEARLLARFNHPGLLHVLRFWEENGTAYMGTLYYSGMTLKEWQVTSPESIDEAWIRRLLPPLFGAINTIHQAGYLHRDISLDNIQIQENQLPVLLDFGSARKEIGNLSDETEIMLKPGFAPIEQYSEEGEGEQGPWTDIYALGAVLHNLITGYAPPVSVVRCIEDNYQPLIERKPEGYSLPLLHAIDCALAMKPADRPQTIDAFASLIDLPVSDVEALVTQITPFNDTPIEPEVPISVPEPQVMAVNHAAAVIEPVTPRNVRLLSPGLLAVAAVAILAVIVAVWKVNHRSAEPEIAASNAAASADASKSASSTPVLATLYLRLQDGENIVVNGKAQNVKPASNGFASLSLAAGQYHIEVHNGNQVHSQSLTIDKPGTWLINPGN, encoded by the coding sequence ATGTCGGCAAACGATAATCTAAAGATACCTAACGCCCTGCCTGCGGGTTACCGGTTCAATGAGTTCGAAATTAAAGATGTGATTGGCGGCGGTGGTTTTGGCATTGTCTACCGCGCCTGGGATCATCAACTGGAACGAACCATCGCCATTAAGGAATATATGCCGGTGTCGCTGGCGGTGCGCGCTGCCGATCTGTCGCTGGAACTGCGTGGCGAACGTTTTCAAAAATTGTTCAACGCCGGTCGCAACAGTTTTATTCAGGAGGCTCGCCTGCTGGCGCGCTTTAATCATCCTGGCCTGCTACACGTTCTGCGTTTTTGGGAAGAAAATGGCACTGCCTATATGGGCACGCTCTATTACAGCGGGATGACGCTTAAAGAGTGGCAAGTCACCAGCCCGGAAAGCATCGATGAAGCCTGGATCCGCCGACTGTTACCACCGCTGTTTGGCGCGATCAATACCATTCACCAGGCGGGTTATCTGCATCGCGATATCTCCCTGGACAACATCCAGATTCAGGAAAATCAGCTGCCGGTGCTGCTCGATTTCGGCTCCGCACGCAAGGAGATTGGTAATCTCTCCGACGAAACCGAAATCATGCTGAAGCCGGGCTTCGCACCGATCGAGCAATACAGTGAAGAAGGTGAAGGCGAACAAGGTCCCTGGACGGATATCTATGCGCTGGGCGCGGTGTTGCACAATCTGATCACCGGCTATGCGCCCCCGGTTTCCGTAGTACGCTGCATTGAAGACAACTATCAGCCGCTGATTGAACGTAAACCTGAAGGTTATTCGTTGCCACTGCTGCATGCGATTGATTGTGCGCTGGCGATGAAGCCAGCAGATCGGCCACAGACCATTGATGCGTTTGCCAGCCTGATCGATCTGCCGGTGAGCGATGTGGAAGCCTTGGTTACCCAGATTACCCCGTTTAACGACACGCCCATCGAGCCAGAAGTACCGATTAGCGTACCCGAACCACAGGTAATGGCCGTTAACCACGCGGCTGCGGTTATTGAACCGGTCACCCCGCGCAATGTACGTCTTTTGTCACCCGGTCTGCTGGCCGTCGCTGCGGTGGCTATTCTGGCGGTGATCGTTGCCGTGTGGAAGGTCAACCATCGCAGCGCTGAACCAGAAATAGCCGCATCAAATGCCGCAGCCTCCGCTGACGCCAGCAAATCTGCCAGCAGTACGCCGGTGTTGGCAACCCTTTATCTGCGGTTGCAGGACGGGGAAAATATTGTGGTGAATGGTAAAGCGCAGAATGTGAAACCCGCCAGTAACGGCTTTGCGTCATTGAGTCTGGCGGCAGGTCAGTATCATATTGAAGTGCACAACGGTAACCAGGTTCACAGTCAGTCACTGACGATTGATAAACCTGGCACCTGGCTGATTAATCCCGGTAATTAA
- a CDS encoding PP2C family protein-serine/threonine phosphatase produces the protein MKMMFASRCQQGMRDENQDRTGAQLDDRKACFVVCDGVAGLPGGDRAAQLVRDTLLDAVQQDAAFTPAVTAEAIKLCQRVLLEEQGKNPNFSRMSTTLAALFIDREKQRAWWAHAGDSRVYHFRHGSLFQVTRDHSLAQQLREAGYENTGINSNLLYNALGVEPARPATFSEVIALEDGDAFLVCTDGFWLNLTTDEMEQALRMVNACEEWLALMEQAVNRSVKSDNLSALAIWIGEPQEATLLYSQADAARFLPSRY, from the coding sequence ATGAAGATGATGTTTGCCAGCCGCTGCCAGCAAGGTATGCGCGATGAAAATCAGGATCGTACCGGTGCGCAACTGGACGATCGCAAGGCTTGTTTTGTGGTGTGTGATGGCGTGGCGGGACTGCCGGGCGGAGATCGGGCGGCACAACTGGTACGTGATACCCTGCTCGACGCAGTACAACAAGATGCGGCCTTCACACCAGCGGTGACTGCCGAGGCAATCAAACTTTGCCAGCGCGTGCTGCTGGAGGAACAGGGAAAGAATCCGAATTTTTCCCGCATGAGCACCACGCTGGCCGCGCTATTTATTGATCGGGAAAAACAACGGGCATGGTGGGCGCACGCTGGTGATAGCCGGGTTTATCACTTTCGCCACGGTTCTCTTTTTCAGGTAACACGCGATCATAGTCTGGCCCAACAATTGCGTGAGGCTGGCTATGAAAATACCGGCATTAACAGTAATTTACTCTATAATGCGCTCGGCGTTGAACCGGCGCGTCCGGCCACTTTTAGCGAGGTAATTGCGCTGGAAGATGGCGATGCCTTTCTGGTCTGTACCGACGGATTCTGGCTCAACCTGACGACTGACGAAATGGAACAGGCCCTGCGCATGGTCAATGCCTGCGAAGAGTGGCTGGCATTGATGGAACAAGCCGTTAACCGCAGCGTAAAAAGCGACAATCTGAGTGCTCTGGCGATCTGGATTGGTGAGCCACAGGAAGCAACGCTGCTTTATTCCCAGGCCGATGCGGCACGTTTTCTGCCGTCACGTTATTGA
- the tagH gene encoding type VI secretion system-associated FHA domain protein TagH: MEFTIVQCNTDVPAKTVAFKPPGGTIGRSQDNDLVLPDESRAISRLQALVHLSPEGECRLTNQGSVTSVVLNGVPLPRGAQASLQHGDALTIGEYGLEVRDPARTTAQKDDPLAFFSPAESDPLGMLESIQHVIPEPAAPRPERHNDARLAIDPQESSPALPTVLPGTDQDKLIIALLEGMGLNNGHQTPMNEEQMRITGRMLSLFSQGTVALLSSRSILKRGVKADMTMILNEANNPFKILPSGKTVLMQMYQSQMPGFMPPETAVRDALVDLQAHQLGMIAGIRAIIAAMLQSFNPQRLEDQARQDGVMPKMPFANTRKAALWDHFSRHYQRTAGEIEDDFHTLFGEAFLHAYDMEVNQYKDSQTRTEDS; the protein is encoded by the coding sequence ATGGAATTTACCATTGTGCAGTGCAATACGGATGTGCCGGCAAAAACGGTGGCCTTCAAGCCGCCAGGCGGCACCATCGGCCGTAGTCAGGATAATGATCTGGTGCTGCCGGATGAATCGCGAGCCATTTCTCGCCTACAGGCACTGGTACATCTGTCGCCCGAAGGCGAATGCCGTTTGACCAACCAGGGCAGCGTCACCTCCGTGGTGCTGAATGGCGTGCCATTGCCACGCGGTGCGCAAGCGTCATTGCAACATGGTGATGCGTTAACGATTGGAGAATACGGGCTCGAGGTACGCGACCCGGCACGCACCACGGCGCAAAAAGACGATCCACTGGCGTTTTTTTCCCCGGCAGAAAGTGACCCGCTTGGCATGCTGGAGAGCATCCAGCATGTCATCCCTGAACCCGCAGCGCCGCGCCCTGAACGTCATAATGATGCACGCCTGGCGATCGACCCACAGGAGAGTTCACCCGCCCTGCCCACGGTGCTGCCCGGTACGGACCAGGATAAGCTGATTATCGCGTTGCTGGAAGGAATGGGGCTGAACAACGGCCATCAAACGCCCATGAACGAAGAACAGATGCGCATCACCGGACGGATGCTGAGTCTGTTTTCGCAGGGCACAGTCGCGCTTCTCTCCTCGCGATCGATTCTGAAACGCGGTGTCAAAGCCGATATGACGATGATCCTCAACGAGGCCAATAACCCCTTCAAAATCCTTCCTTCTGGCAAAACGGTGCTGATGCAGATGTACCAAAGCCAGATGCCGGGCTTTATGCCGCCAGAAACTGCCGTGCGTGATGCCCTGGTGGATTTACAGGCCCATCAATTAGGGATGATTGCCGGTATTCGCGCCATCATCGCGGCGATGCTGCAATCATTCAATCCCCAGCGGCTGGAAGATCAGGCACGACAAGATGGCGTCATGCCAAAAATGCCGTTTGCGAATACACGTAAGGCCGCGCTATGGGACCATTTTTCCCGTCATTATCAACGCACAGCTGGCGAGATTGAGGATGACTTCCACACCCTGTTCGGTGAAGCCTTTCTGCACGCCTACGATATGGAAGTTAACCAGTACAAAGATTCACAGACGCGGACGGAAGACTCATGA
- the tagF gene encoding type VI secretion system-associated protein TagF has product MATHTAPGWYGKLPTTGDFLRQRLSENSVTSWSHWFQQGLLHWHQQENATTQHFLAAPVWNFVLPISPLRPQVQMGCLLPSCDRVGRAWPLLALRSFPVSQWHPAQLALSGDWYQELGMTLLRAVRDAQTADMLELAIQQMSPLLVPEKRRTDIMDVIGFADLPSSLSWREVADHFDPHEHISYWWSNRSDGFAHATHKHSGPLTAQLFALLFNPASGAQPGRNGLYPPMFE; this is encoded by the coding sequence ATGGCGACACATACCGCCCCTGGCTGGTACGGGAAGTTGCCGACAACCGGTGATTTCCTGCGCCAGCGACTCAGTGAGAATAGCGTGACATCCTGGAGCCATTGGTTTCAGCAAGGTTTACTGCATTGGCATCAGCAGGAGAATGCCACGACCCAGCACTTTCTGGCGGCACCGGTGTGGAATTTTGTTTTACCGATTTCACCGTTGCGCCCCCAGGTACAAATGGGTTGCCTGCTGCCCTCCTGTGACCGTGTCGGGCGCGCCTGGCCGTTGCTGGCGTTGCGCAGTTTTCCCGTGAGCCAGTGGCATCCTGCGCAACTGGCGCTCTCTGGCGACTGGTATCAGGAACTGGGGATGACGTTGTTGCGTGCAGTGCGGGATGCCCAGACCGCAGACATGCTGGAACTGGCTATACAACAGATGTCACCGTTGCTGGTCCCGGAAAAACGTCGTACCGACATCATGGACGTGATCGGCTTCGCTGACCTGCCCAGCTCGTTAAGCTGGCGTGAAGTGGCCGACCATTTTGATCCCCACGAGCATATCAGCTACTGGTGGAGTAACCGCAGTGACGGTTTTGCACACGCCACACATAAACACAGTGGCCCGCTCACCGCGCAGCTTTTTGCATTATTGTTTAACCCGGCGTCAGGTGCGCAGCCGGGACGTAACGGCCTCTATCCGCCCATGTTCGAATAG
- the tssM gene encoding type VI secretion system membrane subunit TssM, whose product MRASLQHLLTHRLLWSFIGITALSCVLWILGPLWSWGDTRPLEPLLPRQLVVGLLYFCWVLFQFIPAIWRAWFNSKLLTRLQQVSSEELSDRQMTETLLTQRFSEAAQRLKRTQFGRRQRQGWLARFQSHYLYQLPWYVIIGAPGAGKTTALLNAGLEFPLTDSLGNAAVRGVGGTRHCDWWFTDSAVLIDTAGRYALQESQRARDASEWHNFIQLLKRYRTRQPINGVIMTISVADLLTDSAEARHAQATALRQRMVELHQQTGIHFPVYVMVTKTDLLKGFMSFYGGLNKQQRDAIWGFTFPWEPGKPHKDDWHRSFSQQYHLLEQRLHQQLAGVMAQDRDLTQRADSFLFPQEFSSLRPLLNEYLDVVFSGHQDAVAWSARGLFFTSGTQEGLPFDRIMGELNRKLQLPQAGQHTIAAWDSVNRSSPIPGTRGQSFFIRNLLSDLVFRESGLAGSNRHWEYRNRLFHWIGYGVLTGALLLLSCLWLASYLQNQRYLDQVAARIAPITQQSQQVIHQPADNIFDLLPFLNNLVKLPLSDRFSLDNPPLTMRVGLYRGNQVSDAAWVLYQNALKSLLLPRVAQQITNLLRDDPGTDNEYSRNALRAYQMLYQPRNYDGEFLRGWLMQNLQRTLPDNVSARDLQQLDWHLSQLLDQQIQSSPYARDNALMMRKLAENLKNAGQNGNTLTLAPLNAAQRLTGHSE is encoded by the coding sequence ATGCGCGCATCACTTCAGCATTTATTAACGCACCGTCTGCTGTGGAGTTTTATTGGCATCACTGCACTGAGCTGCGTGTTGTGGATTCTCGGCCCACTGTGGAGCTGGGGCGATACCCGACCACTCGAACCCTTATTGCCACGGCAACTGGTAGTGGGATTGCTCTATTTTTGTTGGGTACTGTTCCAGTTTATCCCTGCCATCTGGCGTGCCTGGTTTAACAGCAAACTTTTGACCCGCTTGCAGCAAGTCAGCAGCGAGGAGCTTTCCGATCGCCAGATGACGGAGACGCTGCTGACTCAACGATTTAGCGAAGCAGCCCAACGGCTGAAACGCACCCAATTTGGCCGCCGTCAGCGGCAAGGCTGGTTGGCGCGCTTCCAGAGTCACTATCTCTATCAGCTACCGTGGTACGTCATTATTGGCGCGCCTGGTGCCGGGAAAACCACCGCGTTGCTCAATGCCGGACTGGAGTTTCCCCTCACCGACAGTCTCGGCAATGCCGCTGTACGCGGGGTTGGCGGTACACGTCATTGTGACTGGTGGTTTACGGACAGTGCAGTGCTGATTGATACCGCTGGCCGGTATGCGTTGCAGGAAAGCCAACGGGCACGCGATGCCAGCGAATGGCATAACTTCATCCAGTTGTTGAAGCGTTACCGTACCCGGCAACCCATCAATGGCGTGATCATGACCATCAGCGTGGCCGATCTGCTGACCGACTCCGCCGAAGCACGCCACGCGCAGGCCACCGCGTTACGCCAGCGGATGGTGGAATTGCACCAGCAAACCGGCATCCACTTTCCGGTATACGTGATGGTGACGAAAACCGATCTGTTGAAAGGTTTTATGAGTTTCTATGGTGGCCTGAATAAACAGCAACGCGATGCTATCTGGGGTTTTACCTTTCCCTGGGAACCGGGTAAACCACACAAGGATGACTGGCACCGCAGCTTCAGCCAACAATATCATCTGCTCGAACAGCGCCTGCATCAGCAGCTGGCAGGTGTGATGGCGCAGGATCGCGACCTGACCCAGCGCGCCGATAGCTTCCTGTTTCCACAGGAATTCAGCTCGTTGCGTCCCTTGCTGAACGAGTACCTTGATGTGGTATTTTCCGGCCATCAGGACGCCGTGGCCTGGTCGGCACGCGGCCTGTTTTTCACCAGCGGCACCCAGGAAGGCTTGCCTTTTGATCGCATTATGGGCGAGCTAAACCGCAAACTTCAGTTGCCGCAAGCAGGCCAGCACACCATCGCCGCCTGGGATAGCGTCAATCGCAGCAGCCCAATCCCCGGCACGCGTGGGCAAAGCTTCTTTATTCGCAACCTGTTGAGCGATTTAGTGTTTCGGGAGAGCGGTCTGGCAGGCAGCAACCGTCACTGGGAGTACCGCAATCGCTTGTTCCACTGGATTGGCTATGGCGTGTTGACCGGCGCTTTGCTGCTGCTTTCCTGCCTGTGGCTCGCCAGCTATCTCCAGAATCAGCGCTATCTTGATCAGGTCGCCGCACGTATCGCACCGATCACCCAGCAGAGCCAGCAAGTTATTCATCAGCCTGCGGATAATATTTTTGATCTGCTACCCTTCTTAAATAATCTGGTGAAGTTGCCGCTTTCGGATCGCTTTTCCCTCGATAATCCTCCGCTAACCATGCGTGTCGGCTTGTATCGCGGTAATCAGGTAAGCGATGCAGCTTGGGTGCTTTATCAAAACGCCCTTAAGTCTTTATTACTGCCGCGCGTGGCCCAGCAGATCACCAATCTGCTGCGCGACGATCCCGGTACTGATAATGAATACAGCCGTAATGCGCTCCGGGCCTATCAGATGCTGTATCAGCCACGCAATTATGATGGCGAGTTTTTGCGTGGCTGGCTGATGCAAAATCTGCAACGCACCCTGCCGGATAACGTCAGTGCACGCGATTTACAGCAGCTGGACTGGCACCTCAGTCAATTGCTGGATCAGCAGATTCAGTCTTCGCCTTATGCCCGCGACAACGCACTGATGATGCGTAAGCTTGCGGAAAATCTGAAAAATGCCGGTCAGAACGGCAATACGCTGACGCTCGCACCGTTAAACGCTGCACAGCGATTGACCGGACACAGTGAGTAA
- the icmH gene encoding type IVB secretion system protein IcmH/DotU: MTQEALARDVTVAGNDNLLLTAAAPILNAVVQIRQAATHDDPAGLRQLLIDEIRQFEQRCKMSGLPFEMIIGARYCLCSLLDEAAAQTPWGTRGVWSGNGMLVTFHNESWGGEKVFQLLSRISQNPQQHLWLLEVIHYCLLLGYEGRYRGSENGQAQCEIIRKRLAHLIAETRPDTGAASARLVEVHPLVSSLSRPMVPLWACITLAALVACLIYSGLNWRLGNAAEPLLRAIYETPLPQITPGRRPTSPQALLDLHQRLNDVIAAGQLEVSDGAFGSKVIIPADKLFITDGTVVNQVGRALLAHVASAMKTVKGTVLVSVYTDNSPVDGRFASSYEFSFARARAVAQLLNPQLAEGHSVKAEGRGDSNPLLPNDSNENRARNRRVEITLFAAPETLSNHQGGQ; the protein is encoded by the coding sequence ATGACTCAGGAAGCCCTGGCACGAGACGTTACCGTCGCGGGCAATGATAACCTGTTATTGACTGCCGCAGCCCCGATCCTCAATGCCGTCGTTCAGATACGGCAGGCCGCCACACACGATGACCCCGCTGGTTTACGTCAGCTGTTGATCGATGAAATTCGTCAGTTTGAACAGCGCTGTAAAATGTCCGGTTTACCTTTCGAGATGATCATTGGCGCACGCTATTGCCTTTGCAGCTTGCTGGATGAAGCGGCAGCACAGACCCCGTGGGGTACGCGCGGCGTCTGGTCAGGTAACGGTATGCTGGTGACATTCCACAACGAAAGCTGGGGCGGCGAGAAGGTGTTCCAGCTGTTATCGCGCATTTCACAAAATCCGCAGCAACATTTGTGGTTGCTGGAAGTGATCCACTACTGCCTGTTGTTAGGCTACGAAGGACGCTATCGCGGTAGCGAAAATGGCCAGGCGCAGTGCGAAATCATTCGGAAACGTTTGGCGCATCTGATTGCAGAAACCCGACCCGATACTGGCGCTGCCAGCGCCCGACTGGTTGAGGTGCATCCGCTGGTGAGCAGCTTATCTCGCCCGATGGTGCCGCTGTGGGCCTGCATCACCCTGGCGGCGCTGGTGGCGTGTCTGATTTATAGCGGTCTGAACTGGCGTCTCGGCAATGCGGCGGAACCGCTGTTACGTGCCATCTACGAAACCCCTTTACCGCAAATCACCCCAGGGCGTCGCCCAACGTCACCGCAGGCATTGCTTGATTTGCATCAGCGTCTCAATGATGTCATCGCGGCGGGGCAACTTGAAGTGAGCGATGGGGCCTTCGGCAGCAAAGTTATCATCCCGGCTGACAAGTTGTTTATCACTGATGGCACCGTGGTCAATCAGGTGGGACGTGCGCTACTGGCGCATGTTGCCAGTGCCATGAAAACCGTGAAGGGCACGGTGCTGGTGTCGGTTTATACCGATAACAGCCCGGTGGATGGCCGTTTTGCTTCCAGTTACGAATTCTCCTTTGCCCGCGCCCGCGCTGTCGCCCAGTTGCTCAATCCGCAACTGGCTGAGGGACATAGCGTGAAGGCGGAGGGCCGTGGTGACAGTAATCCCCTGTTGCCAAACGACAGCAATGAAAATCGCGCCCGCAATCGCCGGGTAGAAATCACCCTGTTTGCGGCACCGGAAACCCTTAGCAATCATCAGGGAGGCCAATGA
- a CDS encoding SH3 domain-containing protein: protein MVNKSLVLTLLAVLTLASCKAPPPPVTDDTLVTSEVNGVKLVHRHAVAAPGEFTPVNQSFRALYGASIMTTPDYSGKVVRYLETGKTFEVLGRVEHSWLAIADEPQGTLIGYVPPKAGVESSRYDATLRSDRPRPRRSKQVCVDVGGASKACRTNDTATWILD from the coding sequence ATGGTGAATAAGAGTCTTGTGCTAACGCTGCTGGCGGTGCTGACTTTGGCAAGTTGCAAAGCACCACCGCCGCCAGTCACAGATGACACCCTGGTAACCAGTGAAGTGAATGGGGTTAAACTGGTTCATCGTCATGCGGTGGCAGCACCTGGCGAATTCACGCCGGTCAATCAGAGCTTCCGGGCGCTCTATGGCGCTTCAATCATGACCACGCCAGATTACAGCGGCAAAGTGGTACGCTACCTGGAGACGGGTAAAACCTTTGAAGTTCTGGGTCGTGTTGAGCATAGCTGGCTGGCGATTGCTGATGAACCCCAGGGCACGCTGATTGGCTACGTGCCGCCGAAAGCAGGCGTAGAGAGCAGCCGCTATGATGCCACCCTGCGTAGTGACCGCCCCCGTCCTCGCCGCAGCAAACAGGTCTGTGTAGACGTGGGGGGCGCCAGCAAAGCGTGCCGCACCAACGATACCGCGACCTGGATCTTAGACTGA